CAAAGGCGTCACAGAAATCTGCCCCGCAAACGCGTCCTTTCAAGTGCGTTTTGACCCTGATGTCATCGCGCCCGACGAGATGATGAAAAAGGTGCAGGAGCTGGAGCACAAGGCCGGAGATGCCGAGAAACGCCTGAAAACCCGGATCATCGAAATCCCGGTCTACTACCAAGACCCTTGGACCCACGAAACGCTCATGCGCTTCCGCGAGCGCCATCAGGATCCCTCGGGCACCGATCTCGACTATGCGGCGCGGATCAACGGGTTTGACTCTGTTGACGGCTTTATCGAAGCGCATCATTCGCAGCCGTGGTTCGTGTCGATGGTTGGCTTTGTGGCCGGGTTGCCCTTCCTCTACCAATTGGTCGAGCGCGAAAAACAGCTGCAAGTGCCGAAATACCTGCGCCCGCGCACCGACACCCCCAAACTCACGGTTGGCTATGGCGGCTGCTTTTCCTGTGTCTACTCCGTGCGGGGGGCTGGCGGCTATCAGATGTTCGGCGTGACCCCGATGCCAATCTTCGACCCCGAACAAAAGCAAAGCTACCTCAAAGACTTCATGGTGTTTTTCAAACCGGGCGACATCGTGAAATGGAAACCCATCGACCGCGCAGAATATGACCGCATTCTCGCAGAGGTCGAGGCCGACACCTATGTGCCGCGCATCGCCGAAGTCGATTTCGATCTCGAAGCCTTCAACGCCGATATGCCTGGCACCAACGCCAAACTGATGGAGGCACTCAATGTCGCTTAAAGTCATTCAACCGGGCCTCTCGACCTCGATTCAGGATCTGGGCCGACCGGGCTATTTCCACCTTGGCATCCCGATTGGTGGCGCGATGGACCGCTTTGCAATGCGTGTCGCCAACATGCTTGTCGGCAATCCCGAAGGTGCCGCTGGCCTCGAAGTCGTGTTCATGGGCCCCGAACTCCTGTTCGAGTCGGACGCTCTGGTCGCTGTGACCGGTGCGACCCTCCCGGCAAAGGTTGACGGCGTTGTCCAAGACGGCTGGACCGCATTTGCCGTCAAAGCGGGCCAGACCCTGAGCTTTGATTTCCTCAAATCCGGCGCGCGCGCCTATATCGCAATCAGCGGCGGGATCGACACGCCCACCGCGCTTGGCAGTCGCTCGACCTATCCCATCGGCGCGCTCGGCGGCATCGAAGGGCGCAATATCGGCGCCGGTGACGTGATCCCCTTGGGCGAAGCTGACATGATTGAACCGGGGCTAAACGTCCCTGCTGAACTGCGCAGACTACCGGGCACACCGGCCGAGTTGCGCGTGCTTCCCGGTCTTTATTGGCACCGACTCACCCCGGCTGCACAGCAAGGTTTCTTTGATGACGACTGGACCGTCGCGCTCGAAGCCGACCGCATGGGGTACCGCTTCAAAGGTGGCGAACCACTGGAATTTGTCGACCGCGAACAGCCCTTCGGTGCGGGCGCCGATCCTTCCAACATCGTCGATGGCTGCTATTCCTATGGCTCTATCCAAGTGCCGGGCGGCTTGGAGCCGATTGTCTTGCACCGCGATGCGGTGTCGGGCGGTGGCTATTTCACGCTCGGGGCGATTATCTCGGCCGACATGGATCTGATCGGGCAATTGCAACCGCATACCCCGGTGAAATTCCGCAAAGTGGACATGAACGAGGCCATTGAGGCCCGCGCCGAGCGCAAGAAAATGCTCGCTGCAGTGCGTGCCCACCTCGGCTAAACACCAAAAAAACTGCGATCCGGCGGCTTGCTTTGCCCCAATCCGCCGGATCACACCCCTTGGCGCTTCTAAAGCGCTTCCTTGAAGCCAATCTGCATTTGAGTTCTGTTGCAACAGACCAAACATCTACGCCGGGGCAATGTCCTACCCCGCAAGAAGGAGAGCAGATCCCCACATGCCAGCCCGTTCCTCAAGCGCACATAAACTTGCCTCACCGCCAAACCACAAACGCCGTGTCCTTCGGGTTCGCGGAACCGATGTGACGCTGCTGGAAGAGGTGCGCAAAATGGCCGTGGCGGACCTCGGCTTTGACATCAAGCACGAGTCGCTCGACTTTCTCACCTGTCAGCACTTGGCGGCGGTCTCTCCTCAGGACTACGACATCTACGAACAATGTTTCCACAACCTCGACATCGTTTGGTATTGGGGGGCGCTGCAACCCATCGAGACCAACAGGATCAAGCAGTGGGACAATATCGGTGACCTCTCCAAAGCCGGCGGCATCAGCAAATACACTTGGCAGGGCCACGGCGACGCCCCGGTGCTCAAGCTATACGTCCAACCCGATAGCACATTGGGCCAGCAGCCGATGCCAACCATCAGCATGTTGCCAACCGCGCATAACGTCGACAGCTTTGGCTTTGATCGCCGCCTCTTCCGCGACGAACACCCCGAAGGGGCAAGCTGGGCGATGTTGCTCGACAGGCGCGCGCGTGGCCGCATCGCTTTGGTGGATGAGCCTGCAATCGGCATCTTCGACGCCGCCCTCGCCGCCGAGGCGAACGGCGATTTGACCTTTCAGGACATCGGCAACATGACGGTGGACGAGATCGACAGCCTCATGGCGCTTCTCGAAACCCTGCGGCAACAAGGCTTCTTCGCCGGAAGCTGGGTGTCCCCGGACGAGGCCGAGGCGTTCATTCTGTCAGACCGTGTCTCGGTCCAGAGCATGTGGTCGCCCTCCTACGGCAATCTGCGCGAGATGACGGGCGTGTTCTGCGAAAGCGTGCCACGAGAAGGCTATCGCGCGTGGCATGGCGGTGCCTCCCTCGCCCGCCATCTCAGCGGCGTAAAGCTGGACATGGCTTATGAGTATCTCAACTGGTGGCTCACCGGACCGGCTGGCGCGCTTATGGCACGCCGGGGCCATTACATGACCAATGTCGAAGGCGTGCGCGAATATCTCAGCCCCGAGGAATGGGGCTATTGGTATGACGGCGATCTGGCGCCCTGCGATCTCAAAGGACCAGACGGCAAAATTGTTGTCCGCGCAGGTCAACGCCGCCCCGGCGGTGCCTATCGCGAACGGGTCGGTCGGATCGCACTGTGGAACACCGTGATGGACGAATACAACTATGCCGCCCGCGCATGGAAGCGTTTCATGGCAGCCTTGGGAACAACCACAGCATGAGCATGAAACCAACCAGCCCGGGCCAAGAACCGCTTTATGAAACCATCAGCCGCGTTTTGCGGTACAACATTCAATCAGGCCGCTTGCCGGACGGGCTCGTCCTGATTGAAGGGCCGATCGCCAAGCTGATGCAGACCAGCCGCGCCCCCGTGCAGGCCTCGTTGCGGATGCTGAACGCCGAAGGGTTGATCCACCGCTTTCGTGGCCGCGGCTATCTGGTAGGAAACGGCGCAACCCCCCTCACCCCAAACCGCCGCCCCCTCGAAGAATTCGGCTTTGCCATCCCAGACGAGTCGCGCGCAGCTCTCGCAGTTCGTGGCACCTGGCAAAGAGTCTATGACAAGGTCGAGGCCGAAATAGCCGCCTGTCAGATTTTTGGCGAATTCCGGGTGATCGAAACCGAGCTGGCCAACCACCTCGGCGTCAGCCGCACCGTGGCGCGCGATGTTCTGAGCCGCTTGAACGAACGCGGCCTGATCCGCAAAGGGGCCACGTCGCACTGGCTCGCAGGGCCCCTCACCGCGCGCACTCTGCGCGAAAAGTTCGAGTTGCGCAGCATCATGGAACCCTCGGCCTTGAAACTGGCCGCCGAACATATCGACCACACCCAGATCACACAGGTCTGCGAACAGATCGAAAGCGGCAAGGTCAAGGACGCCGCCGAGCTTGAGGATGCGCTGATGCGCCATTGCCTTGGCCGTGCACCGAACAGCGCATTGGTTGAGATCATCAGCAACAATCGCCTGCTTTTGTCGGCAACGGATAAGGCGCTCAGCGATCTGGGTTTGCCCGTCGATCCGGTCGCGCTGGATCAATACGGAACACTCTTCGCACTCATCAGGTCAAATCAGATCAATGCCTCGACCGAGTTTCTAAAAGAGCACCTGCGCACCCTCGCCTTCAAGAGCCTCGCCCGACTCAAACTCGTCGCTCTAATCCCCGAGAGTGAGTCGCTCCCCCTACCTCATCCGCGTATAAAACGGATACCGAATTCAATATCCATTTTTGATTTGGCAAATATTAGAAAATTTCGCTGAAATTTGCGCTAATAGCGGATTTTCTCCTGAAAATTTTGCCAAAGATGACTATTGCCACGCAAGGCAATTAGCTATTTCATACTTTATACATTTTTAGACCGAGAACCGAAAATGCAACCTTTCGCGAACCGCGCGGCTGTTCGTTGACTGACTTCGCGACAAAAAAGAGGGCTCTATGACGCAAACCGACCCCATATTCCGACTGGAAGATGTGACGCGAAGCTATGGTGATCTGACCGCGCTGAACGGCATTGATTTCGTTGCGGAGGATAACAGCTACATCGCGCTCCTCGGGCCTTCAGGATCGGGAAAAACCAGCCTCCTGCGCGTGATCGCCGGTTTTGAAAAGCCCGACAAAGGCCGCATCTGGTTTCAAGGTCGTGACATCACCGACCTCCCCGCCCATGAGCGCGGCATCGGCTTTGTGTTTCAAAACTTCGCCCTGTTCCCGCACCTCACAATTTTTGAAAACGTGGCCTATGGCCTGCGCAACGGCGCCACCCGCGTCGACAATAGCGAAATCACCAGCCGCGTAGAGAGCGCCATTGAAATGGTCGGCCTCCAAGGTTTGGAAGATCGCAACCCGGATATGATTTCCGGCGGTCAGAAACAGCGCGTCGCGCTGGCCCGTTCGCTGGTATTGCAGCCCAAACTTGTTCTTCTGGACGAACCTCTGGGCGCGCTCGATGCCAACCTGCGCGAAAGAATGCAAACCGAACTGCGCGCCATTCGTGAGCGGCTCGATGTGACGTTCCTGCATGTGACCGGCAGCGAAACCGAAGCCTTGGCCATGGGCGATCAAGTCGCCGTTCTGGATCAGGGCCGGATCGTTCAGTACGGCACACCCGATGCCATCTACGACAGACCCGTAATTTCGGACGTGGCGCTTTTCCTGAACCGTTTCAACCTGTTCGACGGCGTCCTTAAGAGCGAAATCTTCACGGGCCCCTTCGGCGAAGTGCAGGTTGCAACGTCGCAACCCAACACCAGCGATGTCTACGCGATCCGCTATGACCGCACGCAAATCTTTGACACCGACGCAACCAACCTGCCGGGCCCCGCCCTGCCCGTTCGCTATCTTGCCAGCGAATATCTCGGCTCGTCGATCGTCTTTTTGTTCGAAACCAAAGACCACAAATCTGTCGAAGTCGATCACCACCTCAGCCTGGGAGAGCCGCGCGATCTTCAGGTTGGCGCAAACTACCTCCTGTCATGGGATCCCGAACAGGCAATCGTATTCGGGAAGGAGACCGCATAATGACCACCGAAAGCACCAACAGGCAAAAATCAAACGCGTTCCGGCTGCTCGCCCCGGGCGTTGTTTGGATGATCCTGTTCCTCGTCGCCCCGATCATGATGATCGTCTATGTTTCCTTCTGGACCCAGACCACCTTCTCGATCAACTCCACCCTTACCTTGGAAAGCTGGAAGAACTTCTTTGGCTCCGAGGCCTATGTCGGAGCCTTGTGGACGACCATTCGCCTATGGCTCATCGTCCTCGCAATGACCTTCCTGATCGGCTATCCGGCGGCGCTCTACGTCGGACTGCTGGTCAAAAGCAAAACTGTCTCGACCATCCTTCTGGTCCTTTGCGTTATCCCCTTCTGGACCTCTTTCCTGATCCGGGTGCTGGCCTGGCGGCCAATGTTGGGCAAGGAAGGCGCGATCAACATCATTTTGCAAAAATTCGGCCTGATCGACAGCCCGATTGAG
This genomic window from Rhodobacteraceae bacterium D3-12 contains:
- a CDS encoding allophanate hydrolase subunit 1, with the protein product MKTRYTYGGDEHIYVEIDDEMSLDAFFKSLSMSNAVRDANIKGVTEICPANASFQVRFDPDVIAPDEMMKKVQELEHKAGDAEKRLKTRIIEIPVYYQDPWTHETLMRFRERHQDPSGTDLDYAARINGFDSVDGFIEAHHSQPWFVSMVGFVAGLPFLYQLVEREKQLQVPKYLRPRTDTPKLTVGYGGCFSCVYSVRGAGGYQMFGVTPMPIFDPEQKQSYLKDFMVFFKPGDIVKWKPIDRAEYDRILAEVEADTYVPRIAEVDFDLEAFNADMPGTNAKLMEALNVA
- a CDS encoding biotin-dependent carboxyltransferase family protein, with the translated sequence MSLKVIQPGLSTSIQDLGRPGYFHLGIPIGGAMDRFAMRVANMLVGNPEGAAGLEVVFMGPELLFESDALVAVTGATLPAKVDGVVQDGWTAFAVKAGQTLSFDFLKSGARAYIAISGGIDTPTALGSRSTYPIGALGGIEGRNIGAGDVIPLGEADMIEPGLNVPAELRRLPGTPAELRVLPGLYWHRLTPAAQQGFFDDDWTVALEADRMGYRFKGGEPLEFVDREQPFGAGADPSNIVDGCYSYGSIQVPGGLEPIVLHRDAVSGGGYFTLGAIISADMDLIGQLQPHTPVKFRKVDMNEAIEARAERKKMLAAVRAHLG
- a CDS encoding signal peptide prediction, which codes for MPARSSSAHKLASPPNHKRRVLRVRGTDVTLLEEVRKMAVADLGFDIKHESLDFLTCQHLAAVSPQDYDIYEQCFHNLDIVWYWGALQPIETNRIKQWDNIGDLSKAGGISKYTWQGHGDAPVLKLYVQPDSTLGQQPMPTISMLPTAHNVDSFGFDRRLFRDEHPEGASWAMLLDRRARGRIALVDEPAIGIFDAALAAEANGDLTFQDIGNMTVDEIDSLMALLETLRQQGFFAGSWVSPDEAEAFILSDRVSVQSMWSPSYGNLREMTGVFCESVPREGYRAWHGGASLARHLSGVKLDMAYEYLNWWLTGPAGALMARRGHYMTNVEGVREYLSPEEWGYWYDGDLAPCDLKGPDGKIVVRAGQRRPGGAYRERVGRIALWNTVMDEYNYAARAWKRFMAALGTTTA
- a CDS encoding GntR family transcriptional regulator, with amino-acid sequence MSMKPTSPGQEPLYETISRVLRYNIQSGRLPDGLVLIEGPIAKLMQTSRAPVQASLRMLNAEGLIHRFRGRGYLVGNGATPLTPNRRPLEEFGFAIPDESRAALAVRGTWQRVYDKVEAEIAACQIFGEFRVIETELANHLGVSRTVARDVLSRLNERGLIRKGATSHWLAGPLTARTLREKFELRSIMEPSALKLAAEHIDHTQITQVCEQIESGKVKDAAELEDALMRHCLGRAPNSALVEIISNNRLLLSATDKALSDLGLPVDPVALDQYGTLFALIRSNQINASTEFLKEHLRTLAFKSLARLKLVALIPESESLPLPHPRIKRIPNSISIFDLANIRKFR
- a CDS encoding ABC transporter ATP-binding protein, whose translation is MTQTDPIFRLEDVTRSYGDLTALNGIDFVAEDNSYIALLGPSGSGKTSLLRVIAGFEKPDKGRIWFQGRDITDLPAHERGIGFVFQNFALFPHLTIFENVAYGLRNGATRVDNSEITSRVESAIEMVGLQGLEDRNPDMISGGQKQRVALARSLVLQPKLVLLDEPLGALDANLRERMQTELRAIRERLDVTFLHVTGSETEALAMGDQVAVLDQGRIVQYGTPDAIYDRPVISDVALFLNRFNLFDGVLKSEIFTGPFGEVQVATSQPNTSDVYAIRYDRTQIFDTDATNLPGPALPVRYLASEYLGSSIVFLFETKDHKSVEVDHHLSLGEPRDLQVGANYLLSWDPEQAIVFGKETA
- a CDS encoding ABC transporter permease; amino-acid sequence: MTTESTNRQKSNAFRLLAPGVVWMILFLVAPIMMIVYVSFWTQTTFSINSTLTLESWKNFFGSEAYVGALWTTIRLWLIVLAMTFLIGYPAALYVGLLVKSKTVSTILLVLCVIPFWTSFLIRVLAWRPMLGKEGAINIILQKFGLIDSPIEVLLFSELSVIIGMTQIYVVFMVGPIAFMLGRIDRNIIEAARDLGAGFGRIFWKIIFPLSLPGVVVGAIFVSVMVLGEFATSGALSGRKVNLLGNIIVTQVGSLKWAMASVVGVILTILLGIVVAGFLRIVDLKREI